The Epinephelus lanceolatus isolate andai-2023 chromosome 1, ASM4190304v1, whole genome shotgun sequence genome has a window encoding:
- the LOC117256961 gene encoding homeodomain-interacting protein kinase 1 isoform X4, with product MSSQLQVFSPPSISSSAFCRVKKVKVESNVWDVSTTEAYSSIAGQSAYTFTPAMAVPPFAPSLVFPPAAPGSRGQVVVRAADSTGSLPRGSSRRVTEQATSSSYAHTETSSETRGHRHGQKRKIEESNEGSGSGCGSVQILEELSAPAATYSTRTGGGGGGTGQSIPHSAPTTKSSSSNGEGDYQLVQHEILCSVSCSYEVLEFLGRGTFGQVAKCWKRGTNEIVAIKILKNHPSYARQGQIEVGILNRLSAENADEYNFVRSYECFQHKGHTCLVFEMLEQNLYDFLKHSKFSPLPLRHIRPILQQVATALMKLKSLGLIHADLKPENIMLVDPLRQPYRVKVIDFGSASHVSKAVCSTYLQSRYYRAPEIILGLPFCEAIDMWSLGCVIAELFLGWPLYPGASEYDQIRYISQTQGLPAEYLLSAGTKTSRFFNRGPDSSYPLWRLKTPAEHELEMGIKSKEARKYIFNCLDDMMQVNLSSHLEGTDMLAEKADRREFIDLLKRMLRLDADKRITPTKTLGHPFVTMSHLMDYPHSSHVKSCFQNMEICKRRSSYDSGKSLYSTNAVPSAAAGNLTVTFSSQLNQHNQVPSAGGAVPLLNYQPALYQQATINIPGLAQQSVPIPTRPAGLCSQTEPFQQTLIVCPPSTIQGLQPSSKSSTFPVRMENSVPIVPQNQSAQSLQIQPSMLTQAWPTGTQQILIPSSWQQVPGVAIHSSAHQSNVTESPMETLHSDASTQQGHSWRGSTQARTQQERKKVKARRGENRNRGISAASLLSSSGVTPPSATLSQPIIISDTPSPAVSIITIHSDTDTEDERKFHPASVGLSQRTNVISCVTVHDSDSSTASPLTPLPRTLNPTSTMSSRQAKSLAVVAPSVKTQGSERGAVSRGRLETVNYMKPKRSSNRQPCSSGESVERHGLVPSQSHPLNLSQVQPVVSSSQERSHSDSSLRRQPTFPPAASSHYNFPEVSALASASAPGPSLYAYPASTALSSASQAMEQLLGRGHASHGHSPSAYAATYTSSSSSRRDSASRKDSVSSLLHGLPAAYQHQFATGSPYISVTPRAEAYSAYQLSPRRLTQYPYL from the exons ATGAGCTCTCAGCTACAGgtcttctctcctccttccaTCTCCTCCAGTGCCTTTTGCCGGGTTAAGAAGGTGAAGGTGGAGAGCAATGTCTGGGATGTGTCCACCACTGAAGCTTACAGCTCCATAGCAGGCCAGTCGGCATACACCTTTACCCCAGCCATGGCCGTGCCGCCCTTTGCCCCATCTCTGGTCTTCCCCCCTGCAGCACCCGGCTCCAGAGGTCAAGTGGTTGTGCGGGCAGCTGATAGCACTGGTAGTCTTCCCCGTGGATCCAGCCGGCGTGTAACAGAGCAGGCGACATCTTCCTCTTATGCTCATACTGAGACATCCTCTGAAACAAGGGGGCACAGGCACGGGCAGAAGAGGAAGATTGAGGAATCCAATGAAGGCAGTGGGAGTGGATGTGGCAGTGTCCAAATACTGGAGGAGCTCTCAGCCCCTGCAGCAACTTACTCCACCCGTAcgggtggtggtggaggaggtacAGGCCAGTCTATACCCCACTCAGCTCCAACCACAAAGAGCAGCAGCTCCAACGGGGAAGGGGATTATCAGTTGGTGCAACATGAGATCCTCTGCTCCGTGTCCTGCAGCTATGAAGTGCTGGAGTTTTTAGGAAGAGGCACGTTTGGACAAGTAGCCAAGTGCTGGAAGAGGGGCACCAATGAGATTGTGGCCATCAAGATCCTGAAAAACCATCCTTCGTATGCTCGTCAGGGCCAGATTGAG GTGGGTATCCTGAACCGGCTGAGTGCAGAGAACGCAGATGAGTACAACTTTGTGCGTTCATACGAATGCTTCCAACACAAGGGTCACACGTGCCTGGTGTTTGAGATGCTGGAGCAGAACCTCTATGACTTTCTCAAGCACAGCAAGTTCAGCCCACTCCCCCTACGGCACATCAGGCCCATCCTACAGCAG GTGGCTACGGCGTTGATGAAACTGAAAAGTCTGGGTCTGATTCATGCCGACCTGAAGCCAGAGAACATCATGCTGGTCGACCCACTTAGGCAGCCCTACAGGGTGAAGGTCATTGATTTTGGCTCAGCAAGTCATGTGTCCAAAGCTGTCTGCTCAACCTATCTACAGTCTCGCTACTACAG GGCTCCCGAGATCATTTTGGGTTTGCCGTTCTGTGAGGCCATTGACATGTGGTCTCTAGGCTGTGTGATCGCTGAGCTGTTTCTGGGTTGGCCTCTCTATCCTGGAGCCTCTGAGTATGACCAG atCCGTTACATTTCTCAGACGCAAGGCCTGCCTGCGGAGTACTTGCTAAGCGCCGGCACTAAGACCAGTCGCTTCTTCAATCGAGGACCTGACTCTAGCTATCCACTCTGGAGGCTTAAG ACACCAGCAGAGCACGAGCTGGAGATGGGTATCAAGTCTAAGGAGGCCAGGAAGTATATCTTCAACTGTCTGGATGACATGATGCAG GTCAACCTGTCTTCTCATTTGGAGGGGACAGACATGCTGGCAGAGAAGGCTGATAGGCGAGAGTTTATAGACCTGTTGAAGCGGATGCTCCGTCTTGACGCAGACAAAAGGATCACACCTACAAAAACTCTGGGTCACCCCTTTGTCACAATGAGCCACCTCATGGATTATCCGCACAGCTCACA TGTGAAGTCCTGCTTCCAGAACATGGAGATCTGTAAGCGTCGGAGTTCCTACGATAGTGGCAAATCCCTGTACTCTACCAATGCAGTCCCCAGTGCTGCAGCGGGCAACCTCACTGTTACCTTCAGTAGCCAACTCAACCAGCATAACCAG GTGCCTTCTGCGGGGGGAGCGGTGCCTTTGCTGAACTACCAGCCAGCTCTGTACCAGCAGGCGACTATCAACATTCCCGGGCTGGCTCAACAGAGCGTCCCAATTCCAACGCGTCCTGCTGGGCTGTGTAGCCAGACAGAACCCTTCCAGCAGACTCTCATCGTCTGCCCACCCTCCACTATTCAAG GGCTACAGCCATCCAGTAAGAGTTCCACTTTCCCCGTGAGGATGGAGAACTCTGTACCCATAGTACCTCAAAACCAATCTGCGCAGTCGTTGCAGATCCAGCCAAGTATGCTCACACAG GCCTGGCCCACTGGCACCCAGCAGATCCTCATACCGTCATCATGGCAGCAGGTCCCAGGTGTGGCTATCCATAGCTCTGCCCACCAGTCAAACGTAACTGAATCACCCATGGAAACGCTTCACTCAGATGCTTCCACGCAGCAGGGACACAGCTGGAG GGGCTCAACCCAAGCCAGGACCcagcaggagaggaagaaagtgaAAGCCAGACGTGGAGAAAACAGAAACAG GGGTATATCTGCTGCATCACTGCTCAGCAGCAGCGGTGTGACCCCACCTAGCGCCACATTGTCGCAGCCAATCATCATCTCTGACACACCCAGCCCAGCGGTCAGCATCATCACTATtcacagtgacactgacacGGAGGACGAGCGCAAATTCCATCCTGCCAG CGTCGGCTTGAGCCAGCGCACTAACGTTATCAGCTGTGTGACGGTGCACGACTCAGACTCCTCTACAGCCAGCCCCCTGACTCCTCTGCCCCGCACACTTAACCCAACTAGCACCATGTCATCACGCCAGGCCAAGTCTCTGGCAGTGGTAGCACCTTCAGTCAAAACACAGGGCTCTGAGAGAGGAGCAGTTTCACGTGGACGCCTGGAAACTG TGAACTACATGAAGCCTAAGAGATCATCCAACCGGCAGCCCTGCAGCTCAGGGGAGAGCGTGGAGCGTCACGGACTGGTGCCAAGCCAGTCACACCCTTTAAACCTCAGCCAG GTTCAGCCGGTGGTGTCATCATCTCAGGAGCGCTCCCACAGTGACTCATCGTTGCGTCGCCAGCCAACCTTCCCTCCGGCCGCCTCCTCTCACTACAACTTCCCCGAGGTGTCTGCTCTGGCCTCAGCCTCGGCCCCTGGCCCCAGCCTGTACGCCTACCCGGCCTCCACCGCCCTCTCCTCAGCTTCTCAGGCCATGGAGCAGCTGCTAGGCCGTGGTCACGCCAGCCATGGACACTCCCCCTCCGCCTATGCAGCAACGTacacctcatcctcctcctccaggaGAGACTCGGCCAGTCGTAAGGACTCTGTCAGTAGTCTGCTGCATGGCCTCCCCGCTGCCTACCAGCATCAGTTCGCCACTGGTTCTCCCTACATTAGTGTGACGCCCCGGGCTGAGGCTTACAGTGCCTACCAGCTGAGCCCCAGGCGCCTCACACAGTACCCATACCTATag
- the LOC117256961 gene encoding homeodomain-interacting protein kinase 1 isoform X3 gives MSSQLQVFSPPSISSSAFCRVKKVKVESNVWDVSTTEAYSSIAGQSAYTFTPAMAVPPFAPSLVFPPAAPGSRGQVVVRAADSTGSLPRGSSRRVTEQATSSSYAHTETSSETRGHRHGQKRKIEESNEGSGSGCGSVQILEELSAPAATYSTRTGGGGGGTGQSIPHSAPTTKSSSSNGEGDYQLVQHEILCSVSCSYEVLEFLGRGTFGQVAKCWKRGTNEIVAIKILKNHPSYARQGQIEVGILNRLSAENADEYNFVRSYECFQHKGHTCLVFEMLEQNLYDFLKHSKFSPLPLRHIRPILQQVATALMKLKSLGLIHADLKPENIMLVDPLRQPYRVKVIDFGSASHVSKAVCSTYLQSRYYRAPEIILGLPFCEAIDMWSLGCVIAELFLGWPLYPGASEYDQIRYISQTQGLPAEYLLSAGTKTSRFFNRGPDSSYPLWRLKTPAEHELEMGIKSKEARKYIFNCLDDMMQVNLSSHLEGTDMLAEKADRREFIDLLKRMLRLDADKRITPTKTLGHPFVTMSHLMDYPHSSHVKSCFQNMEICKRRSSYDSGKSLYSTNAVPSAAAGNLTVTFSSQLNQHNQVPSAGGAVPLLNYQPALYQQATINIPGLAQQSVPIPTRPAGLCSQTEPFQQTLIVCPPSTIQGLQPSSKSSTFPVRMENSVPIVPQNQSAQSLQIQPSMLTQQAWPTGTQQILIPSSWQQVPGVAIHSSAHQSNVTESPMETLHSDASTQQGHSWRGSTQARTQQERKKVKARRGENRNRGISAASLLSSSGVTPPSATLSQPIIISDTPSPAVSIITIHSDTDTEDERKFHPASVGLSQRTNVISCVTVHDSDSSTASPLTPLPRTLNPTSTMSSRQAKSLAVVAPSVKTQGSERGAVSRGRLETVNYMKPKRSSNRQPCSSGESVERHGLVPSQSHPLNLSQVQPVVSSSQERSHSDSSLRRQPTFPPAASSHYNFPEVSALASASAPGPSLYAYPASTALSSASQAMEQLLGRGHASHGHSPSAYAATYTSSSSSRRDSASRKDSVSSLLHGLPAAYQHQFATGSPYISVTPRAEAYSAYQLSPRRLTQYPYL, from the exons ATGAGCTCTCAGCTACAGgtcttctctcctccttccaTCTCCTCCAGTGCCTTTTGCCGGGTTAAGAAGGTGAAGGTGGAGAGCAATGTCTGGGATGTGTCCACCACTGAAGCTTACAGCTCCATAGCAGGCCAGTCGGCATACACCTTTACCCCAGCCATGGCCGTGCCGCCCTTTGCCCCATCTCTGGTCTTCCCCCCTGCAGCACCCGGCTCCAGAGGTCAAGTGGTTGTGCGGGCAGCTGATAGCACTGGTAGTCTTCCCCGTGGATCCAGCCGGCGTGTAACAGAGCAGGCGACATCTTCCTCTTATGCTCATACTGAGACATCCTCTGAAACAAGGGGGCACAGGCACGGGCAGAAGAGGAAGATTGAGGAATCCAATGAAGGCAGTGGGAGTGGATGTGGCAGTGTCCAAATACTGGAGGAGCTCTCAGCCCCTGCAGCAACTTACTCCACCCGTAcgggtggtggtggaggaggtacAGGCCAGTCTATACCCCACTCAGCTCCAACCACAAAGAGCAGCAGCTCCAACGGGGAAGGGGATTATCAGTTGGTGCAACATGAGATCCTCTGCTCCGTGTCCTGCAGCTATGAAGTGCTGGAGTTTTTAGGAAGAGGCACGTTTGGACAAGTAGCCAAGTGCTGGAAGAGGGGCACCAATGAGATTGTGGCCATCAAGATCCTGAAAAACCATCCTTCGTATGCTCGTCAGGGCCAGATTGAG GTGGGTATCCTGAACCGGCTGAGTGCAGAGAACGCAGATGAGTACAACTTTGTGCGTTCATACGAATGCTTCCAACACAAGGGTCACACGTGCCTGGTGTTTGAGATGCTGGAGCAGAACCTCTATGACTTTCTCAAGCACAGCAAGTTCAGCCCACTCCCCCTACGGCACATCAGGCCCATCCTACAGCAG GTGGCTACGGCGTTGATGAAACTGAAAAGTCTGGGTCTGATTCATGCCGACCTGAAGCCAGAGAACATCATGCTGGTCGACCCACTTAGGCAGCCCTACAGGGTGAAGGTCATTGATTTTGGCTCAGCAAGTCATGTGTCCAAAGCTGTCTGCTCAACCTATCTACAGTCTCGCTACTACAG GGCTCCCGAGATCATTTTGGGTTTGCCGTTCTGTGAGGCCATTGACATGTGGTCTCTAGGCTGTGTGATCGCTGAGCTGTTTCTGGGTTGGCCTCTCTATCCTGGAGCCTCTGAGTATGACCAG atCCGTTACATTTCTCAGACGCAAGGCCTGCCTGCGGAGTACTTGCTAAGCGCCGGCACTAAGACCAGTCGCTTCTTCAATCGAGGACCTGACTCTAGCTATCCACTCTGGAGGCTTAAG ACACCAGCAGAGCACGAGCTGGAGATGGGTATCAAGTCTAAGGAGGCCAGGAAGTATATCTTCAACTGTCTGGATGACATGATGCAG GTCAACCTGTCTTCTCATTTGGAGGGGACAGACATGCTGGCAGAGAAGGCTGATAGGCGAGAGTTTATAGACCTGTTGAAGCGGATGCTCCGTCTTGACGCAGACAAAAGGATCACACCTACAAAAACTCTGGGTCACCCCTTTGTCACAATGAGCCACCTCATGGATTATCCGCACAGCTCACA TGTGAAGTCCTGCTTCCAGAACATGGAGATCTGTAAGCGTCGGAGTTCCTACGATAGTGGCAAATCCCTGTACTCTACCAATGCAGTCCCCAGTGCTGCAGCGGGCAACCTCACTGTTACCTTCAGTAGCCAACTCAACCAGCATAACCAG GTGCCTTCTGCGGGGGGAGCGGTGCCTTTGCTGAACTACCAGCCAGCTCTGTACCAGCAGGCGACTATCAACATTCCCGGGCTGGCTCAACAGAGCGTCCCAATTCCAACGCGTCCTGCTGGGCTGTGTAGCCAGACAGAACCCTTCCAGCAGACTCTCATCGTCTGCCCACCCTCCACTATTCAAG GGCTACAGCCATCCAGTAAGAGTTCCACTTTCCCCGTGAGGATGGAGAACTCTGTACCCATAGTACCTCAAAACCAATCTGCGCAGTCGTTGCAGATCCAGCCAAGTATGCTCACACAG CAGGCCTGGCCCACTGGCACCCAGCAGATCCTCATACCGTCATCATGGCAGCAGGTCCCAGGTGTGGCTATCCATAGCTCTGCCCACCAGTCAAACGTAACTGAATCACCCATGGAAACGCTTCACTCAGATGCTTCCACGCAGCAGGGACACAGCTGGAG GGGCTCAACCCAAGCCAGGACCcagcaggagaggaagaaagtgaAAGCCAGACGTGGAGAAAACAGAAACAG GGGTATATCTGCTGCATCACTGCTCAGCAGCAGCGGTGTGACCCCACCTAGCGCCACATTGTCGCAGCCAATCATCATCTCTGACACACCCAGCCCAGCGGTCAGCATCATCACTATtcacagtgacactgacacGGAGGACGAGCGCAAATTCCATCCTGCCAG CGTCGGCTTGAGCCAGCGCACTAACGTTATCAGCTGTGTGACGGTGCACGACTCAGACTCCTCTACAGCCAGCCCCCTGACTCCTCTGCCCCGCACACTTAACCCAACTAGCACCATGTCATCACGCCAGGCCAAGTCTCTGGCAGTGGTAGCACCTTCAGTCAAAACACAGGGCTCTGAGAGAGGAGCAGTTTCACGTGGACGCCTGGAAACTG TGAACTACATGAAGCCTAAGAGATCATCCAACCGGCAGCCCTGCAGCTCAGGGGAGAGCGTGGAGCGTCACGGACTGGTGCCAAGCCAGTCACACCCTTTAAACCTCAGCCAG GTTCAGCCGGTGGTGTCATCATCTCAGGAGCGCTCCCACAGTGACTCATCGTTGCGTCGCCAGCCAACCTTCCCTCCGGCCGCCTCCTCTCACTACAACTTCCCCGAGGTGTCTGCTCTGGCCTCAGCCTCGGCCCCTGGCCCCAGCCTGTACGCCTACCCGGCCTCCACCGCCCTCTCCTCAGCTTCTCAGGCCATGGAGCAGCTGCTAGGCCGTGGTCACGCCAGCCATGGACACTCCCCCTCCGCCTATGCAGCAACGTacacctcatcctcctcctccaggaGAGACTCGGCCAGTCGTAAGGACTCTGTCAGTAGTCTGCTGCATGGCCTCCCCGCTGCCTACCAGCATCAGTTCGCCACTGGTTCTCCCTACATTAGTGTGACGCCCCGGGCTGAGGCTTACAGTGCCTACCAGCTGAGCCCCAGGCGCCTCACACAGTACCCATACCTATag
- the LOC117256961 gene encoding homeodomain-interacting protein kinase 1 isoform X2: protein MSSQLQVFSPPSISSSAFCRVKKVKVESNVWDVSTTEAYSSIAGQSAYTFTPAMAVPPFAPSLVFPPAAPGSRGQVVVRAADSTGSLPRGSSRRVTEQATSSSYAHTETSSETRGHRHGQKRKIEESNEGSGSGCGSVQILEELSAPAATYSTRTGGGGGGTGQSIPHSAPTTKSSSSNGEGDYQLVQHEILCSVSCSYEVLEFLGRGTFGQVAKCWKRGTNEIVAIKILKNHPSYARQGQIEVGILNRLSAENADEYNFVRSYECFQHKGHTCLVFEMLEQNLYDFLKHSKFSPLPLRHIRPILQQVATALMKLKSLGLIHADLKPENIMLVDPLRQPYRVKVIDFGSASHVSKAVCSTYLQSRYYRAPEIILGLPFCEAIDMWSLGCVIAELFLGWPLYPGASEYDQIRYISQTQGLPAEYLLSAGTKTSRFFNRGPDSSYPLWRLKTPAEHELEMGIKSKEARKYIFNCLDDMMQVNLSSHLEGTDMLAEKADRREFIDLLKRMLRLDADKRITPTKTLGHPFVTMSHLMDYPHSSHVKSCFQNMEICKRRSSYDSGKSLYSTNAVPSAAAGNLTVTFSSQLNQHNQVPSAGGAVPLLNYQPALYQQATINIPGLAQQSVPIPTRPAGLCSQTEPFQQTLIVCPPSTIQGLQPSSKSSTFPVRMENSVPIVPQNQSAQSLQIQPSMLTQGSCTPLMVATLHPSSAGIAPQYSLPLGLGTGVGRPTLLEHTATVLAWPTGTQQILIPSSWQQVPGVAIHSSAHQSNVTESPMETLHSDASTQQGHSWRGSTQARTQQERKKVKARRGENRNRGISAASLLSSSGVTPPSATLSQPIIISDTPSPAVSIITIHSDTDTEDERKFHPASVGLSQRTNVISCVTVHDSDSSTASPLTPLPRTLNPTSTMSSRQAKSLAVVAPSVKTQGSERGAVSRGRLETVNYMKPKRSSNRQPCSSGESVERHGLVPSQSHPLNLSQVQPVVSSSQERSHSDSSLRRQPTFPPAASSHYNFPEVSALASASAPGPSLYAYPASTALSSASQAMEQLLGRGHASHGHSPSAYAATYTSSSSSRRDSASRKDSVSSLLHGLPAAYQHQFATGSPYISVTPRAEAYSAYQLSPRRLTQYPYL, encoded by the exons ATGAGCTCTCAGCTACAGgtcttctctcctccttccaTCTCCTCCAGTGCCTTTTGCCGGGTTAAGAAGGTGAAGGTGGAGAGCAATGTCTGGGATGTGTCCACCACTGAAGCTTACAGCTCCATAGCAGGCCAGTCGGCATACACCTTTACCCCAGCCATGGCCGTGCCGCCCTTTGCCCCATCTCTGGTCTTCCCCCCTGCAGCACCCGGCTCCAGAGGTCAAGTGGTTGTGCGGGCAGCTGATAGCACTGGTAGTCTTCCCCGTGGATCCAGCCGGCGTGTAACAGAGCAGGCGACATCTTCCTCTTATGCTCATACTGAGACATCCTCTGAAACAAGGGGGCACAGGCACGGGCAGAAGAGGAAGATTGAGGAATCCAATGAAGGCAGTGGGAGTGGATGTGGCAGTGTCCAAATACTGGAGGAGCTCTCAGCCCCTGCAGCAACTTACTCCACCCGTAcgggtggtggtggaggaggtacAGGCCAGTCTATACCCCACTCAGCTCCAACCACAAAGAGCAGCAGCTCCAACGGGGAAGGGGATTATCAGTTGGTGCAACATGAGATCCTCTGCTCCGTGTCCTGCAGCTATGAAGTGCTGGAGTTTTTAGGAAGAGGCACGTTTGGACAAGTAGCCAAGTGCTGGAAGAGGGGCACCAATGAGATTGTGGCCATCAAGATCCTGAAAAACCATCCTTCGTATGCTCGTCAGGGCCAGATTGAG GTGGGTATCCTGAACCGGCTGAGTGCAGAGAACGCAGATGAGTACAACTTTGTGCGTTCATACGAATGCTTCCAACACAAGGGTCACACGTGCCTGGTGTTTGAGATGCTGGAGCAGAACCTCTATGACTTTCTCAAGCACAGCAAGTTCAGCCCACTCCCCCTACGGCACATCAGGCCCATCCTACAGCAG GTGGCTACGGCGTTGATGAAACTGAAAAGTCTGGGTCTGATTCATGCCGACCTGAAGCCAGAGAACATCATGCTGGTCGACCCACTTAGGCAGCCCTACAGGGTGAAGGTCATTGATTTTGGCTCAGCAAGTCATGTGTCCAAAGCTGTCTGCTCAACCTATCTACAGTCTCGCTACTACAG GGCTCCCGAGATCATTTTGGGTTTGCCGTTCTGTGAGGCCATTGACATGTGGTCTCTAGGCTGTGTGATCGCTGAGCTGTTTCTGGGTTGGCCTCTCTATCCTGGAGCCTCTGAGTATGACCAG atCCGTTACATTTCTCAGACGCAAGGCCTGCCTGCGGAGTACTTGCTAAGCGCCGGCACTAAGACCAGTCGCTTCTTCAATCGAGGACCTGACTCTAGCTATCCACTCTGGAGGCTTAAG ACACCAGCAGAGCACGAGCTGGAGATGGGTATCAAGTCTAAGGAGGCCAGGAAGTATATCTTCAACTGTCTGGATGACATGATGCAG GTCAACCTGTCTTCTCATTTGGAGGGGACAGACATGCTGGCAGAGAAGGCTGATAGGCGAGAGTTTATAGACCTGTTGAAGCGGATGCTCCGTCTTGACGCAGACAAAAGGATCACACCTACAAAAACTCTGGGTCACCCCTTTGTCACAATGAGCCACCTCATGGATTATCCGCACAGCTCACA TGTGAAGTCCTGCTTCCAGAACATGGAGATCTGTAAGCGTCGGAGTTCCTACGATAGTGGCAAATCCCTGTACTCTACCAATGCAGTCCCCAGTGCTGCAGCGGGCAACCTCACTGTTACCTTCAGTAGCCAACTCAACCAGCATAACCAG GTGCCTTCTGCGGGGGGAGCGGTGCCTTTGCTGAACTACCAGCCAGCTCTGTACCAGCAGGCGACTATCAACATTCCCGGGCTGGCTCAACAGAGCGTCCCAATTCCAACGCGTCCTGCTGGGCTGTGTAGCCAGACAGAACCCTTCCAGCAGACTCTCATCGTCTGCCCACCCTCCACTATTCAAG GGCTACAGCCATCCAGTAAGAGTTCCACTTTCCCCGTGAGGATGGAGAACTCTGTACCCATAGTACCTCAAAACCAATCTGCGCAGTCGTTGCAGATCCAGCCAAGTATGCTCACACAG gGTTCCTGTACACCCCTGATGGTGGCCACCCTGCACCCATCCTCAGCAGGCATAGCCCCCCAGTATTCTCTGCCCCTCGGGCTGGGCACCGGGGTGGGTCGGCCCACCCTCCTGGAGCACACAGCCACAGTGCTG GCCTGGCCCACTGGCACCCAGCAGATCCTCATACCGTCATCATGGCAGCAGGTCCCAGGTGTGGCTATCCATAGCTCTGCCCACCAGTCAAACGTAACTGAATCACCCATGGAAACGCTTCACTCAGATGCTTCCACGCAGCAGGGACACAGCTGGAG GGGCTCAACCCAAGCCAGGACCcagcaggagaggaagaaagtgaAAGCCAGACGTGGAGAAAACAGAAACAG GGGTATATCTGCTGCATCACTGCTCAGCAGCAGCGGTGTGACCCCACCTAGCGCCACATTGTCGCAGCCAATCATCATCTCTGACACACCCAGCCCAGCGGTCAGCATCATCACTATtcacagtgacactgacacGGAGGACGAGCGCAAATTCCATCCTGCCAG CGTCGGCTTGAGCCAGCGCACTAACGTTATCAGCTGTGTGACGGTGCACGACTCAGACTCCTCTACAGCCAGCCCCCTGACTCCTCTGCCCCGCACACTTAACCCAACTAGCACCATGTCATCACGCCAGGCCAAGTCTCTGGCAGTGGTAGCACCTTCAGTCAAAACACAGGGCTCTGAGAGAGGAGCAGTTTCACGTGGACGCCTGGAAACTG TGAACTACATGAAGCCTAAGAGATCATCCAACCGGCAGCCCTGCAGCTCAGGGGAGAGCGTGGAGCGTCACGGACTGGTGCCAAGCCAGTCACACCCTTTAAACCTCAGCCAG GTTCAGCCGGTGGTGTCATCATCTCAGGAGCGCTCCCACAGTGACTCATCGTTGCGTCGCCAGCCAACCTTCCCTCCGGCCGCCTCCTCTCACTACAACTTCCCCGAGGTGTCTGCTCTGGCCTCAGCCTCGGCCCCTGGCCCCAGCCTGTACGCCTACCCGGCCTCCACCGCCCTCTCCTCAGCTTCTCAGGCCATGGAGCAGCTGCTAGGCCGTGGTCACGCCAGCCATGGACACTCCCCCTCCGCCTATGCAGCAACGTacacctcatcctcctcctccaggaGAGACTCGGCCAGTCGTAAGGACTCTGTCAGTAGTCTGCTGCATGGCCTCCCCGCTGCCTACCAGCATCAGTTCGCCACTGGTTCTCCCTACATTAGTGTGACGCCCCGGGCTGAGGCTTACAGTGCCTACCAGCTGAGCCCCAGGCGCCTCACACAGTACCCATACCTATag